One genomic segment of Pseudoalteromonas sp. GCY includes these proteins:
- a CDS encoding copper homeostasis protein CutC has translation MNSANYSGKNLEICLSSDNPHLLQRNAQIAFASGATRIELCGVLSCGGLTPNPTAIAAVAQYLPSFGECIVMLRQAPHFFIDDTMLYQLQKGIDGIACAGATGIALGFIDDNQEIAADHCRALIATAKSLGLSVTFHRAFDAAANWQQATETLLELGVDRVLSAGNTWQSGKGAAFGTGKLIALLKRLNAEIEVVIGGGVNTKNAADLWLLSEFGPLSLHTHSGVHHGDEVCPRLVNTILTGSEKAIQ, from the coding sequence ATGAATTCGGCAAACTATTCAGGTAAAAACTTGGAAATATGCCTCAGCAGCGATAATCCTCATTTGTTGCAGCGAAATGCACAAATTGCTTTTGCATCAGGTGCAACAAGGATAGAACTCTGTGGTGTACTGAGTTGCGGTGGCTTGACCCCAAACCCGACGGCGATAGCGGCAGTTGCCCAGTATTTACCAAGCTTTGGCGAATGTATTGTGATGCTACGCCAAGCACCGCATTTTTTTATTGATGACACCATGCTATATCAGTTACAAAAAGGGATAGATGGCATTGCTTGCGCTGGCGCAACCGGTATTGCGCTTGGTTTTATCGACGACAATCAAGAGATAGCGGCTGACCATTGTAGAGCACTTATTGCCACGGCTAAATCCTTAGGCCTTTCTGTCACCTTTCATCGCGCCTTTGACGCCGCTGCAAACTGGCAGCAGGCAACCGAGACGCTGTTAGAGTTAGGCGTTGATCGGGTCTTAAGCGCCGGCAATACATGGCAAAGTGGCAAAGGCGCAGCGTTTGGTACTGGTAAGCTCATTGCCTTACTGAAAAGACTTAATGCTGAAATCGAAGTTGTGATCGGTGGAGGGGTCAACACGAAAAACGCAGCGGATCTTTGGCTTTTAAGTGAATTTGGTCCACTCTCTCTACATACTCACTCTGGCGTGCACCATGGCGATGAAGTTTGCCCAAGGCTAGTTAATACAATACTCACTGGATCAGAAAAGGCAATACAATGA
- a CDS encoding BadF/BadG/BcrA/BcrD ATPase family protein yields the protein MTASKLFLGIDGGGTKCKVRLEDQHGQLLAEATSGPANIATSTHQAQESILSATMTALTNAKIPHHDIANISAFAGLAGANVTTACEAMQQWRSPFARFQFSTDAHIACLGVHQHEDGGVIILGTGFCAGLVTHGQFREFGGHGLLLSDGASGSWIGLSLVKHAIEVLDTLSPSSLMIESFLAAMSCHSTEQLVKLTLNATPQYFAQFAQHVFATPNDPYAEQILSSAAQFIERYVRHLQSLGAKKVALVGGIATPIRPWLAAEYADTLVTPALPPEVAALTLARR from the coding sequence ATGACAGCATCGAAGCTATTTTTAGGGATTGATGGTGGCGGTACGAAATGTAAAGTTCGCCTCGAGGATCAACATGGACAGCTCCTTGCCGAGGCCACCAGTGGCCCTGCAAACATCGCAACATCAACACATCAAGCCCAAGAGTCGATTTTGAGCGCAACAATGACAGCGTTGACAAACGCAAAAATCCCCCACCACGACATTGCTAACATCAGTGCTTTTGCAGGACTTGCCGGCGCGAATGTCACGACGGCTTGTGAGGCAATGCAACAATGGCGCTCTCCTTTTGCACGATTTCAATTTTCAACCGATGCACACATTGCTTGCCTTGGTGTGCATCAACACGAAGATGGTGGTGTAATCATTCTCGGCACCGGATTTTGCGCGGGTCTGGTCACTCATGGACAATTTAGGGAGTTCGGTGGCCACGGATTATTACTCAGTGATGGTGCAAGTGGCAGTTGGATAGGTTTGAGTTTAGTGAAGCATGCCATCGAGGTGCTTGATACACTTTCCCCTAGCAGTCTGATGATTGAGTCGTTTTTGGCTGCCATGAGTTGCCACAGTACCGAACAGCTAGTCAAACTCACGCTAAACGCCACCCCCCAGTATTTTGCCCAGTTTGCTCAACATGTTTTTGCCACGCCAAACGATCCCTATGCCGAGCAGATCTTAAGTAGCGCGGCACAGTTTATTGAGCGTTATGTCCGTCATTTGCAGAGCTTGGGGGCAAAGAAGGTCGCGTTAGTTGGGGGCATTGCCACGCCCATTCGTCCATGGTTAGCTGCCGAGTACGCAGATACGCTGGTGACACCAGCACTACCACCAGAGGTCGCAGCGTTAACGCTCGCTCGACGTTAA
- a CDS encoding AraC family transcriptional regulator: protein MEEQTILNKAGVNQLIAAFDLIPDILFWVKDTKSRIVHANQHFVEHQGYKTLDQILLKTDFDFSPQHLAFQYVNDDKRVMEGFIVTDRLELNQTENGELAWFSTSKKVLLDGENAIMGTYGVTRHLAKTSKALSHVRAIEAPVEFIRAHYHRHICIEELAELAHLSVSALERRFKKHLAKTPNQFINEVRLENARKLLVETRLPVSQVAYQCGFSEPSYFSKQFRRLFGEIPSQLRKELTSSER from the coding sequence ATGGAAGAGCAAACAATATTGAATAAAGCTGGCGTAAATCAATTGATTGCAGCATTTGATCTGATCCCAGACATCCTCTTTTGGGTCAAAGACACAAAAAGTAGAATAGTGCATGCGAACCAACACTTTGTTGAACATCAGGGCTATAAAACCCTAGATCAAATCTTACTGAAAACCGATTTTGACTTTTCACCGCAACACTTGGCATTCCAATACGTTAACGATGATAAACGGGTGATGGAAGGCTTTATCGTAACGGATAGATTAGAACTTAACCAAACCGAAAATGGGGAATTGGCATGGTTTTCCACGTCAAAAAAAGTGTTACTTGACGGCGAAAATGCGATTATGGGCACTTATGGTGTTACGCGACATCTAGCGAAAACGTCAAAGGCGTTGTCTCACGTAAGAGCCATTGAAGCGCCCGTTGAATTTATTCGGGCACATTACCATCGTCATATTTGTATCGAAGAATTGGCGGAACTTGCTCACCTGTCGGTAAGCGCACTGGAGCGTAGATTTAAAAAGCATTTAGCCAAAACTCCCAATCAATTTATCAACGAAGTAAGATTGGAAAATGCCCGTAAATTATTAGTCGAGACACGCTTACCAGTATCACAAGTCGCTTATCAGTGCGGTTTTTCAGAGCCAAGTTATTTTAGCAAGCAGTTTCGTCGTTTATTTGGTGAAATCCCGTCGCAATTACGTAAGGAGTTAACGTCGAGCGAGCGTTAA
- a CDS encoding Gfo/Idh/MocA family protein, which yields MDNNKIRMAMIGGGEGAFIGAVHRIAARLDGQIELVAGAFSAQSNKSLAMGQQLGLNPARCYASYQALLQQEAELPESERIHFVAIVTPNHLHFPIATAAIEHGFHVLSDKPATLNLSEALRLQTQLQDSNCLYGLTHTYTGYPMVKEARHRIANGELGKIRKVVVEYSQGWLASADDENSKQASWRLDASKSGVSCCMGDIGVHAANLAEYVSGLEIEALCADLNTVVSGRQLDDDGTVLLRFGNGAKGVLMASQIALGEENNLTLKIYGDKASIEWSQMEPNSLWLRAANTPAQLIRTGVGSLSQAAISATRVPAGHPEGYLEAFANIYLNFANLIRAHQLQPNVQHEEFDVPSINAAVRGMAFIENAVAASAKDTKWHPFTIG from the coding sequence ATGGATAATAACAAAATCCGCATGGCCATGATCGGTGGTGGAGAAGGCGCTTTCATAGGTGCAGTGCACCGCATAGCTGCGCGTTTAGATGGTCAAATTGAACTTGTTGCAGGCGCATTTAGCGCCCAATCAAACAAAAGCCTAGCAATGGGCCAGCAACTCGGGCTTAACCCAGCACGTTGCTATGCCAGCTACCAAGCACTCTTACAACAAGAAGCGGAACTACCAGAGTCGGAGCGCATCCACTTTGTTGCCATCGTGACCCCAAACCATTTGCATTTTCCGATTGCCACAGCCGCTATCGAACACGGCTTTCACGTCTTGAGTGATAAGCCAGCTACGCTCAATTTATCTGAGGCGCTACGCCTACAAACACAGCTTCAAGATAGCAATTGCTTGTACGGATTAACACACACCTATACCGGCTACCCGATGGTGAAAGAGGCGCGCCACCGCATTGCAAACGGCGAACTTGGCAAAATACGCAAAGTCGTCGTTGAGTACAGTCAAGGATGGCTTGCAAGTGCTGATGATGAAAACAGCAAGCAAGCTAGCTGGCGACTAGATGCAAGCAAGTCTGGCGTGAGTTGTTGTATGGGCGATATCGGTGTACACGCAGCGAACCTTGCCGAATATGTGAGTGGCTTGGAGATAGAGGCGCTTTGTGCGGATTTAAATACAGTTGTGTCCGGCCGACAACTCGACGATGACGGCACTGTGTTACTGCGCTTTGGCAACGGTGCAAAGGGCGTGTTGATGGCAAGCCAAATAGCACTAGGCGAAGAAAATAATCTCACCTTAAAAATCTATGGTGACAAAGCCAGTATCGAATGGTCGCAAATGGAGCCTAATAGTTTGTGGTTACGTGCGGCAAACACCCCAGCTCAGTTGATCCGCACAGGAGTGGGCTCACTTAGCCAGGCAGCCATTAGCGCAACCCGTGTGCCAGCAGGTCACCCTGAGGGGTATCTGGAAGCATTTGCAAATATCTACCTTAACTTCGCCAACCTTATTCGTGCACATCAGCTGCAACCCAATGTGCAACACGAAGAATTTGACGTGCCAAGTATTAACGCTGCAGTCCGTGGCATGGCATTTATTGAAAACGCGGTAGCAGCTAGTGCAAAAGACACTAAGTGGCACCCCTTTACCATTGGATAA
- a CDS encoding sugar phosphate isomerase/epimerase family protein, giving the protein MKQIKGPAIFLAQFVSDEAPFNNFNSICQWASSLGYKGIQLPSWEQRLFDLQKAAESQDYCDEITGIAAEHGLTISELSTHLQGQLVAVHPAYDQMFDGFAPAKVHGSPQARMEWATEQLMLAASASAKLGLTSHASFSGALLWHTFYPWPQRPNGLVEQGFEELAKRWLPILNRFDEVGVDVCYELHPGEDLHDGVTFERFLAATNNHPRANILYDPSHFVLQQLDYLAFIDIYHERIKAFHVKDAEFIPNGRCGVYGGYQGWQQRPGRFRSLGDGQVDFKKIFSKLTQYGFDGWAVLEWECCIKHPEDGAKEGAEFIKQHLIRPTEKAFDDFAGSSTDTERNNQILGIK; this is encoded by the coding sequence ATGAAGCAAATTAAAGGACCCGCTATTTTTCTCGCGCAGTTTGTCTCGGACGAGGCGCCATTTAACAATTTTAATAGTATTTGCCAGTGGGCAAGTAGCCTAGGTTATAAAGGTATTCAGCTACCAAGTTGGGAACAGCGACTGTTTGATCTGCAAAAAGCCGCTGAAAGCCAAGATTATTGCGACGAGATCACTGGTATTGCCGCAGAGCATGGCCTTACTATTTCAGAGCTATCAACCCATTTGCAGGGTCAATTAGTGGCGGTGCACCCAGCTTATGACCAAATGTTTGACGGCTTTGCACCAGCAAAAGTGCATGGCTCTCCTCAGGCTCGTATGGAGTGGGCAACAGAGCAACTAATGCTAGCTGCCAGTGCCAGTGCTAAGCTCGGGCTAACCAGTCACGCAAGCTTTTCTGGCGCCTTGCTCTGGCATACCTTTTACCCGTGGCCACAACGTCCAAATGGCTTGGTGGAACAAGGATTTGAGGAGCTCGCAAAACGCTGGTTGCCTATTTTAAACCGCTTTGACGAGGTTGGCGTGGATGTCTGCTACGAGCTTCATCCAGGTGAAGATCTACACGATGGCGTGACTTTTGAGCGCTTTTTAGCGGCGACGAATAATCACCCGCGAGCCAATATTCTTTACGATCCAAGTCACTTTGTCTTACAGCAATTGGACTACTTGGCATTTATCGACATCTATCATGAACGTATCAAAGCGTTCCATGTAAAAGATGCCGAATTTATCCCCAATGGCCGCTGCGGTGTTTACGGCGGATACCAAGGATGGCAACAACGGCCAGGACGGTTTCGTTCATTAGGAGACGGACAAGTCGACTTTAAGAAAATATTTAGTAAGTTAACACAGTATGGTTTTGATGGTTGGGCTGTATTGGAATGGGAATGCTGTATTAAGCACCCTGAAGATGGGGCCAAAGAAGGCGCTGAATTTATCAAACAGCACTTGATCAGACCAACCGAAAAAGCCTTCGATGATTTTGCAGGAAGTAGCACCGATACCGAACGCAATAATCAAATCCTCGGCATAAAATAA
- a CDS encoding MFS transporter, with the protein MNNNNHNRTVFQLCCLALVVTSMTFAIRAGILGQLGEQFGLSDTELGWVNAMAFLGFPVATMLGGAIYNAIGAKKLVALAFICHFAGLVLTITADGFWLLLISTFLIGFANGSVEAGCNPLIAEMYPKNTTTMLNRFHVWFPGGIVIGALASNAMTASGFNWQWQVALILIPTLIYGAMMIKSQFPEFDRTDHSTTSNLKHLFSPLYLFLICCMTLTATTELGTQQWIERILGASGASPMMILALITGLMALGRFFAGPIVHRFNPTGVLLGSAVLATAGIFMMSQAQGSAIYLAAILFALGVTYFWPTMLGCVAEYTPKTGALGMSLMGGAGMFAVSMWNPVIGSWIDSARLEAQAANLTAQQSELVAGQAVLENILLFPAILIAAFIGLYLYINKNKRVEKYA; encoded by the coding sequence ATGAATAATAATAATCATAATCGGACCGTGTTTCAGCTCTGTTGCCTTGCACTGGTCGTCACATCAATGACGTTCGCTATTCGCGCAGGTATTTTGGGGCAATTAGGTGAGCAGTTTGGACTCTCAGATACAGAACTTGGTTGGGTTAACGCCATGGCATTTCTGGGCTTTCCCGTCGCAACCATGTTAGGTGGTGCAATCTACAACGCCATTGGCGCCAAAAAGTTAGTTGCCCTCGCCTTTATTTGCCACTTTGCCGGGTTGGTTTTAACCATTACCGCTGATGGTTTTTGGTTACTGCTGATCTCGACGTTTTTAATCGGCTTTGCGAATGGTTCAGTGGAAGCTGGCTGTAATCCACTGATTGCCGAAATGTATCCGAAAAACACCACGACCATGCTCAACCGATTCCATGTCTGGTTTCCTGGCGGCATTGTGATTGGTGCACTGGCATCGAATGCCATGACTGCATCGGGCTTTAATTGGCAATGGCAAGTTGCTTTGATACTAATTCCAACGCTGATTTACGGTGCGATGATGATCAAGTCACAGTTTCCTGAATTTGACCGCACAGATCATTCTACCACCAGCAATCTCAAGCACCTGTTTTCTCCGCTCTACCTATTTTTAATTTGCTGTATGACCTTAACAGCAACAACTGAACTTGGTACACAACAGTGGATTGAACGCATACTGGGAGCGTCAGGCGCCTCTCCTATGATGATCCTCGCACTGATCACAGGCTTGATGGCATTAGGTCGCTTCTTTGCCGGCCCAATAGTCCACCGCTTTAACCCAACAGGCGTGTTACTCGGCTCTGCAGTATTGGCAACCGCGGGTATTTTCATGATGAGCCAAGCACAAGGGTCGGCAATCTACTTGGCTGCAATATTATTTGCCTTGGGTGTCACTTATTTTTGGCCAACCATGCTGGGCTGCGTTGCTGAATACACCCCAAAAACAGGCGCACTTGGTATGTCTTTAATGGGCGGCGCGGGTATGTTCGCTGTCAGCATGTGGAATCCAGTAATTGGTAGTTGGATTGATTCGGCGCGACTCGAAGCCCAAGCAGCAAACTTAACCGCGCAGCAATCAGAACTAGTTGCAGGTCAAGCGGTGCTTGAAAATATCCTGTTATTCCCAGCTATTCTCATTGCCGCTTTTATCGGCCTTTACCTTTATATCAATAAAAATAAACGCGTTGAGAAATACGCGTAA
- a CDS encoding 3-keto-disaccharide hydrolase has translation MLNSIKMLTLALAVSCTACASTTDNQLSPQEQQAGWQLLFDGKDMSQWRNFKSDGLNSQWQVEDGAMTLTQGGGGDILTKKQYQNFELQLDWKISKKGNSGIFVLADEKGGAIYSHAPEIQILDNKEHPDNKIDSHLAGSIYDLFAAPSTAHKPAEAWNQVRIKLQDSHLQVWQNGVSTTSIVIGSTTWNALVKNSKFATWQGFAEGKKGHIGLQDHGDKVWFKNIKIKEL, from the coding sequence ATGCTCAACTCTATAAAAATGCTAACGCTGGCATTGGCCGTTAGTTGTACGGCTTGCGCTAGTACGACTGACAACCAATTGAGCCCGCAAGAACAACAAGCTGGATGGCAACTGCTATTCGATGGCAAAGATATGTCGCAATGGCGCAACTTTAAAAGTGACGGCCTAAATAGCCAGTGGCAAGTTGAGGACGGCGCGATGACGCTTACCCAAGGTGGTGGCGGCGATATTCTGACCAAAAAACAGTATCAGAATTTTGAGCTCCAGCTCGATTGGAAGATTTCTAAAAAAGGTAACAGTGGGATCTTTGTATTGGCGGATGAAAAAGGCGGTGCAATTTACTCCCACGCCCCAGAAATCCAAATTCTAGATAACAAAGAACACCCAGACAATAAAATAGACTCTCACCTTGCAGGTTCTATTTATGACCTGTTCGCAGCACCAAGTACGGCACATAAACCTGCCGAAGCTTGGAACCAAGTTCGCATTAAGCTACAAGATAGCCACCTACAAGTTTGGCAAAATGGTGTAAGCACGACGAGTATCGTGATTGGCAGCACTACTTGGAATGCTTTGGTCAAGAATAGTAAATTTGCAACATGGCAAGGGTTTGCTGAAGGTAAAAAAGGCCACATCGGCCTGCAAGATCACGGCGACAAAGTCTGGTTTAAAAACATTAAGATCAAGGAGCTGTAA
- a CDS encoding GMC family oxidoreductase encodes MATFDHKVLVVGSGAGGAMAAYTLTKLGHKVLLLEAGRNYDPKTESPMFRRNSEAPLMGAGNKDKNFGFYDATIDGGWQVPDEPYTRAENTDFYWWRARMLGGRTNHWGRYSLRFSEHDFKGKSRDGHGADWPFEYQDIAPWYDKTEEIVGICGTNTGLDDMPPSAPGVLQPPPTPRVPELLVAAAAKKMGIPAVPMHRAVLTRNKDDRLACFYATPCGHGCSIGAAFQTTTSLIPMAKATGNLEVITDAMVKSVAVNEDGKVTGVTYVDKKSAQEHAVNADVVILAASACESARILLNSKHAKHPKGLANSSGQVGRNLMDSTGAWLGAQIPALKGRPRYNEDGHTGNHLFIPWWGHKAHEKGELNFPRGYHFEISSGFNQPGSGVSGNKQGYGPELKQQIRDAYGSYVGFALRGEMLPNKDSYMEIDENVKDKWGIPVAKFHFKWSDRELKQIEHGLKTAKQILENMGAKVGELPPADKAISKGGEIIHEVGTTRMGSSPKESVTNQWGQTWDCDNLFVMDAGVFASNPHKNCTLTIMTLAMRNSTWLAAQIDKGAL; translated from the coding sequence ATGGCAACATTTGATCATAAAGTATTGGTCGTTGGCTCAGGTGCTGGTGGCGCAATGGCCGCTTATACACTCACCAAGCTAGGCCACAAAGTTTTATTGTTAGAAGCTGGTAGAAATTACGACCCAAAAACAGAAAGCCCGATGTTCCGCCGTAATAGTGAAGCCCCACTCATGGGCGCTGGCAATAAGGATAAGAACTTTGGTTTTTACGACGCAACAATTGATGGCGGTTGGCAAGTGCCAGATGAACCATACACACGCGCTGAAAACACCGATTTTTATTGGTGGCGTGCACGTATGCTCGGTGGCCGCACCAATCACTGGGGTCGCTACTCGCTGCGTTTTAGTGAGCACGACTTTAAGGGCAAAAGCCGCGATGGACATGGCGCTGATTGGCCGTTTGAATATCAAGACATTGCGCCTTGGTATGATAAAACAGAAGAAATAGTCGGGATCTGTGGTACCAATACCGGCTTGGATGACATGCCCCCTTCTGCGCCTGGCGTGTTACAGCCACCACCGACACCAAGAGTGCCTGAATTATTGGTTGCTGCGGCTGCGAAAAAAATGGGGATCCCAGCGGTTCCTATGCACAGAGCTGTGCTGACTCGTAATAAGGATGACCGCTTAGCGTGTTTTTACGCCACGCCTTGTGGCCACGGTTGTTCAATAGGCGCGGCATTCCAAACCACAACCTCGCTTATTCCGATGGCCAAAGCGACAGGAAACCTTGAAGTGATCACCGATGCCATGGTGAAATCGGTCGCGGTGAATGAAGATGGTAAAGTAACTGGTGTGACTTACGTCGATAAAAAGTCTGCGCAAGAACATGCAGTCAATGCAGATGTGGTGATTTTGGCGGCCAGCGCCTGTGAATCTGCACGTATTCTGCTTAACTCCAAACACGCAAAGCATCCCAAGGGACTTGCAAACTCAAGTGGTCAGGTAGGTCGCAATCTAATGGACTCTACCGGCGCTTGGCTTGGTGCACAAATCCCTGCGTTAAAAGGTCGCCCGCGTTATAACGAAGACGGCCATACCGGTAACCACCTTTTTATTCCTTGGTGGGGACACAAAGCCCATGAGAAAGGTGAGCTTAATTTCCCGCGCGGCTATCACTTTGAAATTAGCAGCGGCTTTAATCAACCGGGCTCTGGCGTGTCTGGCAATAAACAAGGTTATGGCCCTGAGTTAAAACAACAAATACGCGATGCTTACGGCTCCTATGTGGGCTTTGCACTGCGTGGAGAAATGCTACCGAACAAAGATTCTTACATGGAAATTGACGAAAACGTCAAAGATAAATGGGGGATCCCGGTTGCTAAGTTCCATTTCAAATGGTCCGACAGAGAGCTCAAGCAAATCGAGCATGGTCTCAAAACCGCTAAGCAGATCCTTGAGAACATGGGTGCCAAAGTCGGCGAGCTACCGCCTGCGGACAAAGCGATTTCAAAAGGCGGTGAGATCATTCATGAGGTCGGCACGACAAGAATGGGCAGCTCACCAAAAGAGTCGGTAACGAATCAGTGGGGGCAAACATGGGACTGTGACAATCTATTTGTGATGGATGCTGGTGTCTTTGCGTCTAACCCCCATAAAAATTGCACCTTAACCATTATGACCTTAGCGATGCGAAACTCCACCTGGTTGGCGGCACAAATTGATAAAGGAGCGCTGTGA
- a CDS encoding gluconate 2-dehydrogenase subunit 3 family protein → MNTPVRVDSYKYISGMTRRESLKWLGLLAAGSAVTLTAGCSKAIEGETAAAGHWPDVEIKPVSAQGYGTDPNMIMPPESPWPLTLTEAQLTLVAVLADFIVPKEGNHPSASEVQVPSVIDEWVSAPYHGQQKDRVTILHALAWIDDESTLRFKKPFLQLSATQQRKIMDDIAYFNAQTPEQFQRIGKAFLRFKDLVLGAYFCTPEGCQDIGYLGNVPIAGDYPGPTAEAKAHLDGVLAELGLSQYAYRD, encoded by the coding sequence ATGAATACACCTGTCCGCGTTGATTCTTATAAATATATTTCAGGTATGACACGTCGCGAGTCATTAAAATGGTTAGGCCTGCTTGCTGCAGGGTCTGCGGTGACACTCACCGCTGGATGCAGCAAGGCCATTGAAGGTGAAACGGCTGCTGCTGGGCACTGGCCAGATGTTGAAATAAAGCCAGTTAGCGCTCAAGGGTATGGAACTGATCCAAACATGATCATGCCACCAGAGTCACCTTGGCCGCTCACGCTTACTGAAGCGCAGCTCACGTTAGTTGCAGTACTAGCTGATTTTATTGTGCCAAAGGAAGGAAATCACCCTTCAGCTTCCGAAGTACAAGTACCGAGTGTGATCGATGAGTGGGTAAGCGCACCGTATCACGGACAACAAAAAGACAGAGTGACAATACTCCATGCACTTGCTTGGATTGACGATGAGTCGACTTTGCGCTTTAAAAAGCCATTTTTACAACTTAGCGCAACGCAGCAAAGAAAAATTATGGATGATATTGCTTATTTTAATGCGCAAACACCAGAGCAATTTCAGCGTATAGGTAAAGCATTCTTGCGCTTTAAAGATCTCGTTCTCGGCGCTTACTTTTGCACACCTGAGGGCTGTCAAGACATAGGCTATCTGGGCAATGTACCAATTGCAGGTGATTACCCTGGGCCTACTGCTGAAGCCAAGGCGCATCTAGATGGCGTACTCGCAGAGCTTGGGCTAAGCCAGTATGCGTACCGCGACTAA
- a CDS encoding sugar phosphate isomerase/epimerase family protein — protein MMFRKIVLFKQVVLFIAFIIALPLYAQASYQSLPISVQLWSVKDELTRDFDGTLQALANMGFDGVEFAGNFGNYADNPSKLKQRLAELGLVASSAHIGFDALAEEKLASTLLFYKTLGISTLFIPWDERAWDKNQVQAFVKQLNQVHQIAKRYDMKIGFHNHEKEFNPYANSTFWDYIATNTPSDFPLQLDVGWVIYAGKSPSDYVKRYAGRTVSTHIKIRTHQGDDKSPIIGENHYPWKALIQTMQQHGGTQWLVIEQEEYPSGLTPLESVARSKVNLDKILSE, from the coding sequence ATGATGTTTAGAAAAATCGTATTGTTTAAACAAGTAGTACTGTTCATTGCTTTTATTATCGCGCTGCCGCTATACGCGCAGGCATCTTATCAGTCGTTACCTATTAGCGTTCAACTGTGGTCGGTAAAAGATGAATTGACAAGAGACTTTGATGGCACCTTGCAAGCACTCGCCAACATGGGATTTGATGGCGTTGAGTTTGCTGGAAACTTTGGCAACTATGCCGATAACCCAAGCAAATTAAAACAAAGACTAGCAGAGCTCGGCTTAGTTGCGAGCAGTGCCCACATCGGCTTTGACGCATTAGCTGAAGAAAAACTAGCAAGCACCCTACTCTTTTACAAGACCTTAGGCATATCCACGCTCTTTATTCCTTGGGATGAAAGAGCATGGGATAAAAACCAAGTGCAAGCATTTGTAAAACAGCTTAACCAAGTGCACCAAATTGCCAAACGCTACGATATGAAGATCGGATTTCATAATCATGAAAAGGAATTTAACCCATACGCTAATAGCACGTTTTGGGATTATATCGCCACCAACACCCCTAGCGATTTTCCACTGCAGCTCGATGTCGGCTGGGTGATTTACGCAGGTAAATCACCCAGCGATTATGTTAAGCGATATGCAGGAAGAACCGTATCGACACATATCAAAATACGTACTCACCAAGGAGATGACAAAAGCCCAATCATTGGCGAAAACCACTACCCTTGGAAAGCGCTCATCCAAACCATGCAGCAACACGGCGGCACACAGTGGCTGGTAATCGAACAAGAAGAATACCCAAGCGGCCTAACACCACTAGAAAGCGTCGCCCGCTCAAAAGTGAATTTAGATAAGATATTGAGTGAGTAA
- a CDS encoding Txe/YoeB family addiction module toxin, translating into MSSLLAWTDDAWDDYLYWQTQEKKTLKRINKLLNDVKRSPFEGIGKPEALKENLSGFWSRRIDDTNRLVYAVDDQAITIISCRYHY; encoded by the coding sequence ATGAGTAGTTTATTGGCGTGGACTGATGACGCTTGGGATGATTACCTGTATTGGCAAACTCAAGAAAAGAAAACACTTAAGCGCATCAATAAACTACTCAATGATGTTAAGCGCTCTCCATTTGAGGGCATCGGGAAACCTGAGGCGTTGAAAGAGAATCTATCTGGTTTTTGGTCTCGTCGTATTGATGATACTAACAGACTTGTTTACGCAGTTGATGATCAAGCGATAACGATAATTTCGTGTCGTTACCACTACTAA
- a CDS encoding type II toxin-antitoxin system Phd/YefM family antitoxin, with amino-acid sequence MKIVSFTEARNSLKAVLDGVVNDADTTVITRRDSEDAVVMSLDYYNSLMETVHLLRSPQNAEHLNRSIAQYRAGKTTTRELIDE; translated from the coding sequence ATGAAAATCGTATCTTTTACTGAAGCTAGAAATAGTCTCAAAGCTGTTTTAGACGGTGTAGTTAATGATGCTGATACAACAGTTATAACACGGCGTGACTCTGAGGATGCAGTGGTTATGTCTTTAGACTACTACAATAGCCTTATGGAAACAGTGCATTTACTACGTTCTCCTCAAAACGCTGAACACCTAAACCGTTCAATAGCACAGTACCGCGCTGGTAAAACAACAACGCGAGAGTTAATTGATGAGTAG